GGAGCATAGAAAAAGTATTAATGTTTTGTCATAGTTTATTCAAAGAACAATTTTTAAATATTGTTGAAGCAGAACTTCCACGCATTTGACACAACCTGCACTGTCCTGACCCACCAGTTGCTGTTATACCTACTCATCGCAACACCAGGTGTAGATGTCCACCCACTACCATTGTTATAGTGTATATTCACATTACTCCAATCGGGCCTGTAATAATACACCGTGACATTGTTAGTCGTAAATGGCTGATTTGAGAATGTAATCTGATTAGTAACGCTGATGTTATTCGAATTATCTATTGCATACACTCTAGCTGTATGTAATCCATAAGAAAGATTAACATTGTAACTCCAAGATGTTGTCCCACTAGCAAGCACGAATGAACCACCATTTATGGACACATACACTCCCTTAACACCACTTTTATCATCGGACGCAGTTCCGGATATAGTAATATTTGTTGAGTAAATGATCTCCCCATTAGCAGGTCTTACGATAGCTACAGTAGGCCTTGTACTGTCAGTTGGATCGTTAAGATAAAATAAATAAACTACTTTGACGCTACTACTATAGCTACAAAGTTTGATTTGCACTATTCGCCACTAGATCCTTGATATAAGTCCTTAATAACTTTACTCTAAGACTGCAATAGCGCAAAGGATATGATAGTCTTGAGGAAATAAATTTGAATTTAGTTACTGCTATGCGATAATATAACTACTGAGAGGGTCAGATGAATGAGATAGGTGAACTTGAGAAGGTTTTCATAGATGAGTCTGTTGATATGATACAAACCTATGAGATGAGTATTCTGAGGTTGGAAGAGAATCCTAAAGATGTAGAAGCTATCAATTCCGCCTTTAGGGCTGTTCATACCCTTAAAGGTGGTTCTGCCTCAATGGGTTACAATAACTTAGCGAAACTCTCTCATGTTATTGAGGATCTGCTTGACTCGGTAAGAAGTGAAAAGATTTCGTTGACACAGCAGATAATTTCTGTCCTGTTTGATGGGGCTAAGCTACTAAAGGAAGGTCTGAACTTGATATTACAATCTCTTGATCTTAACCAAGAAGATGTAGAAGTATTCTCTAGAGAGGTTGAGAGAATCTTGCCAAAGGAGGGTAAAAAACCTGAGGAATCGTTACCTAAAGTTAAGAGTTTGCCCGAAACCATAAGCTTGGAGAACCTTGACTTACCCACAGAGA
The nucleotide sequence above comes from Brevinematia bacterium. Encoded proteins:
- a CDS encoding Ig-like domain-containing protein, whose translation is MQIKLCSYSSSVKVVYLFYLNDPTDSTRPTVAIVRPANGEIIYSTNITISGTASDDKSGVKGVYVSINGGSFVLASGTTSWSYNVNLSYGLHTARVYAIDNSNNISVTNQITFSNQPFTTNNVTVYYYRPDWSNVNIHYNNGSGWTSTPGVAMSRYNSNWWVRTVQVVSNAWKFCFNNI